From one Tsukamurella tyrosinosolvens genomic stretch:
- a CDS encoding GGDEF domain-containing protein — protein METPGRHPDRHGDELGLAFNRLKRHAVVSEIVWRYSVAGFTLSVGLFGAVMIFTPEGAADSTARTLALALLCGSGIPAAIAVSRLPMTSLWWNPCRRRRLISTLFVLYADVVVTSILVLYNSPAAALAGTVLFATVGAYAAHFLTTHAVTLHLVFSSAVIVHLGVRVIQVYGATPLAVFAQVAVSILGIGGVVVLNYLYTLQLKQLIRASLTASSTDAMTGLLNRTGFRDSVDELLRSTDGRASVGMIDVDRFKHINDAYGHLAGDAALRAVSTALRRSVSPEWLVARVGGDEFAIVSPTNAAELEAALRSARERLPTPADGERISISAGIASVVLPEPGLLRTFDDRSRFFYAVIESADGCLRRSKEAGGGRTTVHPEGGPRIGA, from the coding sequence ATGGAGACCCCTGGGAGACACCCCGACCGTCACGGCGACGAACTCGGCCTGGCGTTCAACCGGCTGAAGCGGCATGCCGTCGTCAGCGAGATCGTCTGGCGCTACTCCGTCGCCGGATTCACGCTGAGCGTCGGACTCTTCGGGGCGGTCATGATCTTCACCCCCGAGGGGGCGGCGGACTCCACGGCGCGAACGCTCGCGCTCGCGCTCCTGTGCGGGTCGGGGATTCCCGCCGCCATCGCGGTGAGCCGCCTTCCAATGACATCGCTGTGGTGGAATCCGTGCCGCCGGCGCAGATTGATCAGCACGCTGTTCGTCCTCTACGCCGACGTCGTGGTGACCAGCATTCTGGTGCTGTACAACAGCCCGGCCGCCGCGCTCGCCGGAACGGTCCTGTTCGCGACGGTCGGCGCCTACGCGGCGCATTTCCTGACCACCCACGCGGTGACGCTGCACCTCGTCTTCTCGAGCGCCGTGATCGTCCACCTGGGAGTCCGGGTGATTCAGGTGTACGGGGCGACCCCGCTCGCCGTCTTCGCGCAGGTCGCCGTCAGCATTCTCGGCATCGGTGGCGTCGTGGTCCTCAACTACCTCTACACCCTCCAGCTCAAGCAGCTGATCAGGGCGAGTCTGACCGCCTCATCGACCGATGCGATGACCGGGCTGCTCAACCGCACCGGCTTCCGGGACTCGGTCGACGAGCTGTTGCGGTCGACGGACGGTCGCGCGTCGGTCGGCATGATCGACGTCGACCGGTTCAAGCACATCAACGACGCCTACGGTCACCTGGCCGGTGATGCCGCACTCCGGGCGGTGTCGACCGCGCTGCGACGGTCCGTCTCCCCGGAGTGGCTGGTCGCCAGAGTCGGCGGGGACGAGTTCGCCATCGTCTCGCCGACGAACGCGGCCGAGCTCGAGGCGGCCCTGCGATCCGCGCGGGAGCGTCTGCCCACGCCGGCCGACGGTGAGCGGATCTCGATCAGCGCGGGGATCGCATCGGTGGTCCTCCCGGAGCCGGGGCTCTTGCGGACCTTCGACGACCGGAGCAGGTTCTTCTACGCGGTCATCGAATCGGCGGACGGTTGCCTCCGGCGGAGTAAGGAGGCGGGTGGCGGCCGCACGACCGTTCATCCCGAGGGCGGCCCTCGGATTGGCGCTTAG
- a CDS encoding ATP-dependent Clp protease ATP-binding subunit: MSELDGVFDDIFQRFFGNSVGRPATARVDLNRLLTEQAKTLLAEAQVAASDWDNPEITPEHLLYAAAMNEPTRDVLVRLKLDPDKVAAAMQAAAQASANPAAMDGAPSLSPASRRALRVAQQHAAQNGQSYVGPEHILLGIADNPDTVAAQALSGGGMSAPSAGGKPVKPGKTGTSGQAPQQQESTTPTLDEYGRDLTAEARAGKVDPVVGRAEEIEQTIEILSRRRKNNPVLIGDPGVGKTAIVEGLAQRIVNDDVPKTLAGRRVVALDVSSMVAGSKYRGEFEERLTKVLDEVREHSDELVVFIDELHTIIGAGGGGEGSMDAGNMLKPALARGELHAIGATTIDEYRKYIEKDAALERRFQPVMVSEPSVDDTIEILRGLIDVYEEHHQVRYEDAALVAAAELSDRYITDRFMPDKAIDLVDQAGARVRLRTKTPDADTRSIEDELGALRREKDSAVEGEDYKAADELKEKIADAEGRLAAAGGGEAEPEVTVVDIAEVVSRRTGIPVADLTSEEREKLLRLEDDLHDRVIGQDEAVLAVSEAVRRARAGLKDPGRPIGSFLFLGPTGVGKTELAKALAATVFGDEDRLIRFDMSEFQEKHTVSRLVGAPPGYVGYEEAGQLTDKVRRQPYSVILFDEVEKAHPDVFNVLLQLLDDGRVTDAQGRTVDFKNTIVILTSNIGADLILDAPEDDFESVIPQVKDRLRAHFRPEFLNRIDDTVIFHRLDKAQLRNIVELILDGTRRLLRAQDVELDVTTKAEDWLADEGFQPQFGARPLRRTVQKELDNRLSSMLLRGDVRAGDTVRVDADDDGLVLSVVEKHADGSVSEGSLPADDATESEKEKA, encoded by the coding sequence ATGAGCGAACTCGACGGCGTTTTCGACGACATCTTCCAGCGTTTCTTCGGCAACTCGGTGGGCCGGCCCGCGACGGCGCGGGTCGACCTGAACCGCCTCCTCACCGAGCAGGCGAAGACCCTGCTCGCCGAGGCCCAGGTCGCAGCATCCGACTGGGACAACCCGGAGATCACACCGGAGCACCTGCTCTACGCGGCGGCGATGAACGAGCCCACCCGCGACGTGCTCGTCCGGCTCAAGCTGGATCCGGACAAGGTGGCGGCCGCGATGCAGGCCGCCGCGCAGGCGAGCGCGAACCCGGCCGCCATGGACGGCGCACCGTCGCTGAGCCCCGCCTCGCGGCGCGCACTGCGGGTGGCGCAGCAGCACGCCGCGCAGAACGGGCAGTCCTACGTCGGGCCCGAGCACATCCTGCTCGGCATCGCCGACAACCCGGACACCGTGGCGGCGCAGGCACTCTCGGGCGGCGGGATGTCCGCGCCGTCGGCGGGTGGCAAGCCGGTCAAGCCCGGCAAGACGGGGACCTCGGGCCAGGCCCCGCAGCAGCAGGAGAGCACGACGCCGACGCTGGACGAGTACGGCCGCGACCTCACCGCCGAGGCCCGCGCGGGCAAGGTCGATCCGGTCGTCGGCCGCGCCGAGGAGATCGAGCAGACCATCGAGATCCTCTCCCGCCGCCGCAAGAACAACCCAGTGCTCATCGGCGACCCCGGCGTCGGCAAGACGGCCATCGTCGAGGGTCTGGCACAGCGCATCGTCAACGACGACGTGCCGAAGACGCTCGCCGGGCGCCGCGTGGTCGCCCTCGACGTGAGCTCCATGGTCGCGGGCAGCAAGTACCGCGGCGAGTTCGAGGAACGCCTGACCAAGGTGCTCGACGAGGTGCGGGAGCACTCGGACGAGCTCGTGGTCTTCATCGACGAGCTGCACACCATCATCGGCGCGGGAGGCGGCGGCGAGGGCTCCATGGACGCCGGCAACATGCTCAAGCCGGCGCTCGCGCGCGGCGAGCTGCACGCCATCGGCGCCACCACCATCGACGAGTACCGCAAGTACATCGAGAAGGACGCCGCCCTCGAGCGCCGCTTCCAGCCGGTGATGGTGAGCGAGCCCTCCGTGGACGACACGATCGAGATCCTTCGCGGCCTCATCGACGTCTACGAGGAGCACCACCAGGTGCGCTACGAGGACGCCGCCCTCGTCGCCGCCGCGGAGCTCTCGGACCGCTACATCACCGACCGGTTCATGCCGGACAAGGCGATCGACCTCGTCGACCAGGCGGGCGCGCGGGTCCGCCTGCGCACCAAGACCCCCGACGCGGACACCCGCTCCATCGAGGACGAGCTGGGCGCGCTGCGCCGCGAGAAGGACAGCGCCGTCGAGGGCGAGGACTACAAGGCCGCCGACGAGCTCAAGGAGAAGATCGCCGACGCCGAGGGGCGGCTCGCGGCGGCGGGCGGCGGCGAGGCCGAGCCCGAGGTCACCGTCGTCGACATCGCGGAGGTCGTCTCGCGACGCACCGGCATCCCGGTGGCGGACCTGACCTCCGAGGAGCGGGAGAAGCTGCTGCGCCTCGAGGACGACCTGCACGACCGCGTGATCGGCCAGGACGAGGCCGTGCTCGCCGTCTCCGAGGCCGTGCGCCGCGCCCGCGCCGGGCTCAAGGACCCGGGCCGGCCCATCGGCTCGTTCCTGTTCCTCGGCCCCACGGGCGTCGGCAAGACGGAGCTCGCGAAGGCGCTGGCCGCCACCGTCTTCGGCGACGAGGACCGCCTGATCCGGTTCGACATGAGCGAGTTCCAGGAGAAGCACACCGTGTCGCGGCTCGTGGGCGCCCCTCCCGGGTACGTCGGCTACGAGGAGGCCGGGCAGCTCACCGACAAGGTGCGCCGGCAGCCGTACTCGGTGATCCTCTTCGACGAGGTGGAGAAGGCCCACCCGGACGTCTTCAACGTGCTCCTGCAGTTGCTCGACGACGGCCGCGTGACGGACGCGCAGGGGCGCACCGTCGACTTCAAGAACACCATCGTGATCCTGACCTCGAACATCGGCGCCGACCTGATCCTGGACGCGCCGGAGGACGACTTCGAGTCGGTGATCCCCCAGGTCAAGGATCGGCTCCGGGCCCACTTCCGGCCCGAGTTCCTCAACCGCATCGACGACACCGTGATCTTCCACCGCCTGGACAAGGCGCAGCTGCGCAACATCGTGGAGCTGATCCTCGACGGCACGCGACGCCTCCTGCGCGCCCAGGACGTGGAGCTGGACGTGACGACCAAGGCGGAGGACTGGCTGGCCGACGAGGGCTTCCAGCCGCAGTTCGGTGCCCGGCCGCTGCGCCGCACCGTGCAGAAGGAGCTCGACAACCGGCTGTCGTCGATGCTGCTGCGCGGCGACGTCCGTGCAGGCGACACCGTGCGCGTGGACGCGGACGATGACGGCCTCGTCCTGTCGGTCGTGGAGAAGCACGCCGACGGTTCGGTGTCCGAGGGCTCCCTGCCCGCGGACGACGCGACGGAATCGGAGAAGGAGAAGGCATGA
- the arsC gene encoding arsenate reductase (glutaredoxin) (This arsenate reductase requires both glutathione and glutaredoxin to convert arsenate to arsenite, after which the efflux transporter formed by ArsA and ArsB can extrude the arsenite from the cell, providing resistance.) gives MDATIYHNPRCTKSRQALARLEEAGATVTVVKYLDQVPSKAELTKLIDDAGLTVRQAVRTREAEYKDLGLADASDDALLDAMVAHPKLIERPFVVTAKGTRMARPTEAVDEIL, from the coding sequence ATGGACGCGACGATCTACCACAACCCCCGCTGCACCAAGTCCCGCCAGGCGCTGGCCCGGCTGGAGGAGGCCGGCGCGACGGTGACGGTGGTCAAGTACCTCGACCAGGTGCCGTCGAAGGCGGAGCTGACGAAGCTCATCGACGACGCCGGGCTCACCGTCCGGCAGGCCGTCCGCACCCGCGAGGCCGAGTACAAGGACCTCGGGCTCGCCGACGCCTCCGATGACGCGCTGCTCGACGCGATGGTCGCGCACCCCAAGCTCATCGAGCGGCCCTTCGTGGTGACGGCCAAGGGCACCCGCATGGCCCGCCCCACCGAGGCCGTCGACGAGATCCTGTAG
- a CDS encoding NAD-dependent formate dehydrogenase, whose product MAKILCVLYPDPVTGYPPEYARDSIPLIEAYPGGQTIPSPAAIDFTPGELLGCVSGELGLRKYLEAAGHELIVTSEKDGPEFERHLAEAEVVISQPFWPAYLSAERIAKAPNLKLALTAGIGSDHVDLDAAIKAGITVAEVTYSNSISVAEHAVMQILTLVRNFVPSYKWVVEGGWNIADCVERAYDLEGMDVGIIAAGRIGQAVMRRLAPFGVRLHYFDTRRLPLELEQELNLTYHESVESLVRSVDVVDIHAPLHPKTYHMFDADLLSTMRRGSYIVNTARAEIVVRDDVVAALESGQLAGYAGDVWFPQPPAVDHPWRTMPHHAMTPHVSGTTLSAQARYAAGTREILEDFFAGSPIRDEYLIVDGGALAGVGASSYTSDGSASPGAHV is encoded by the coding sequence ATGGCGAAGATCCTGTGTGTCCTGTACCCCGACCCGGTGACGGGCTACCCGCCCGAGTACGCCCGCGACTCCATCCCGCTGATCGAGGCCTACCCCGGCGGGCAGACCATCCCGTCCCCCGCCGCGATCGACTTCACACCGGGCGAGCTGCTCGGCTGCGTCTCCGGCGAGCTGGGCCTGCGGAAGTACCTCGAGGCGGCCGGCCACGAGCTGATCGTGACGTCGGAGAAGGACGGCCCCGAGTTCGAGCGCCACCTCGCCGAGGCCGAGGTCGTCATCTCGCAGCCCTTCTGGCCCGCCTACCTCTCGGCCGAGCGCATCGCGAAGGCCCCGAACCTCAAGCTCGCGCTCACCGCCGGCATCGGCTCGGACCACGTCGACCTGGACGCGGCGATCAAGGCCGGGATCACCGTCGCCGAGGTCACCTACAGCAACTCGATCAGCGTCGCCGAGCACGCCGTGATGCAGATCCTCACGCTGGTCCGCAACTTCGTCCCCTCGTACAAGTGGGTGGTCGAGGGCGGCTGGAACATCGCCGACTGCGTCGAGCGCGCCTACGATCTCGAGGGCATGGACGTCGGCATCATCGCCGCCGGCCGCATCGGCCAGGCCGTGATGCGACGCCTCGCCCCGTTCGGCGTGCGGCTGCACTACTTCGACACCCGCCGCCTGCCGCTGGAGCTCGAGCAGGAGCTGAACCTGACCTACCACGAGTCGGTCGAGTCGCTGGTCCGCTCGGTGGACGTGGTCGACATCCACGCCCCGCTGCACCCGAAGACCTACCACATGTTCGACGCCGACCTGCTGTCGACGATGCGCCGCGGCTCCTACATCGTGAACACCGCGCGCGCCGAGATCGTGGTCCGCGACGACGTCGTCGCCGCGCTCGAGTCCGGGCAGCTCGCGGGCTACGCCGGCGACGTCTGGTTCCCGCAGCCGCCGGCCGTCGACCACCCGTGGCGCACCATGCCGCACCACGCGATGACCCCGCACGTCTCCGGAACGACGCTCTCCGCGCAGGCCCGGTACGCCGCGGGCACCCGCGAGATCCTCGAGGACTTCTTCGCCGGTTCGCCGATCCGCGACGAGTACCTCATCGTGGACGGCGGCGCGCTGGCGGGCGTGGGCGCGAGCTCGTACACCTCCGACGGCTCCGCCAGCCCGGGCGCGCACGTCTGA
- a CDS encoding DUF1905 domain-containing protein, giving the protein MAGVRGDFRAEIWLSEVFAACRFVALPNHLADEIADTVDGSKPGFGSVRVSVTIGATTWATSIFPDSGRGTYVLPLKKAVRAAEGVDIGDTVEVHLAVRD; this is encoded by the coding sequence ATGGCGGGCGTCCGGGGAGATTTCCGGGCCGAGATCTGGCTCTCGGAGGTCTTCGCCGCCTGCCGCTTCGTCGCGCTCCCGAACCACCTGGCCGACGAGATCGCCGACACCGTCGACGGCTCGAAGCCGGGGTTCGGGAGCGTTCGCGTCTCCGTGACCATCGGGGCGACCACGTGGGCGACGTCGATCTTCCCGGACTCCGGGCGCGGTACCTACGTGCTGCCGCTGAAGAAGGCCGTCCGCGCCGCCGAGGGCGTCGACATCGGCGACACCGTCGAGGTGCACCTGGCGGTCAGAGACTAG
- a CDS encoding FUSC family protein gives MSLPERYRPDLRDGGHALRVAIALLVPGLVLIAWGRPELLIYAEFGAFAGMYGRGEQGRPRIVHQVQAGGLLIAGEALGITLAHHQAPPWVLVAVGVVFAMVCSVLSDAVRLRPAGPFFFLFAMGATATLPAGLAPPWQALAICAATVVFAIVVGAIGRPDPFRGRPWWDGIAMVLRRPAPGVGIHALRYALAVGIAGTAGVLIGVDHANWAMAAAAVPLAVIDAGRPSDAETGLVITRATHRTIGTFVGLAVAAALLALDPGPTALALVAIALLFPTELYTARHYAVAIGFFTPLIMLMTELADPTDPVRMLLYRGVDTVIGVVVGVAVALLVRSPAERRR, from the coding sequence ATGAGCCTCCCCGAGCGCTACCGCCCCGACCTGCGCGACGGCGGCCACGCGCTGCGCGTCGCGATCGCGCTCCTCGTCCCGGGCCTGGTGCTGATCGCCTGGGGGCGCCCCGAGCTGCTGATCTACGCCGAGTTCGGCGCCTTCGCCGGCATGTACGGGCGGGGCGAGCAGGGCCGGCCCCGGATCGTGCACCAGGTGCAGGCGGGCGGCCTGCTCATCGCGGGGGAGGCGCTCGGCATCACGCTGGCGCACCATCAGGCGCCGCCCTGGGTGCTCGTGGCCGTCGGCGTGGTCTTCGCCATGGTCTGCTCCGTCCTGTCCGACGCGGTGCGGCTGCGCCCCGCCGGGCCGTTCTTCTTCCTGTTCGCGATGGGCGCGACCGCGACACTGCCCGCGGGCCTGGCCCCGCCCTGGCAGGCGCTCGCGATCTGCGCCGCGACGGTGGTCTTCGCCATCGTGGTCGGCGCGATCGGCCGGCCCGACCCCTTCCGGGGCCGGCCCTGGTGGGACGGCATCGCGATGGTGCTGCGCCGCCCGGCGCCCGGCGTGGGCATCCATGCGCTGCGCTACGCCCTCGCCGTCGGCATCGCGGGCACTGCGGGGGTGCTGATCGGCGTCGACCACGCGAACTGGGCGATGGCGGCCGCGGCGGTCCCGCTCGCTGTGATCGACGCGGGCCGGCCGTCCGACGCGGAGACCGGGCTGGTGATCACCCGCGCGACGCACCGCACCATCGGGACCTTCGTCGGGCTCGCCGTGGCCGCGGCGCTCTTGGCGCTCGACCCCGGGCCCACCGCGCTGGCGCTCGTGGCGATCGCGCTGCTGTTCCCGACGGAGCTGTACACGGCGCGGCACTACGCCGTCGCGATCGGCTTCTTCACCCCGCTGATCATGCTCATGACCGAGCTGGCCGACCCCACCGATCCGGTGCGGATGCTGCTCTACCGCGGCGTCGACACCGTGATCGGGGTGGTGGTGGGCGTCGCGGTCGCGCTCCTGGTGCGCAGCCCGGCCGAGCGGCGCCGCTGA
- a CDS encoding dienelactone hydrolase family protein: protein MDLKAVAAANLTDFTKESFTDAGVTHDLYRKGSGPAVIVIAEIPGITPKVLDFARKVVDAGFTAVLPHLFGTPGLDAGNPKAIGYAGTAKSMAKLVGSLCVSREFTILATGKSSPVVTWLRALARQEHERCGGRGVGAVGMCFTGGFALGMAVDDVMLAPVLSQPSLPFRPIPGTGRTIDISPHDLDTVKVRCAKQGLKVMGLRFKGDFMVPGERFDFLREQLGDGFIAVEIDDADANPEALTPPHSVLTEHLIDEPGQPTRQALDDVIQLFRDTLTPAS from the coding sequence GTGGACCTGAAAGCCGTAGCCGCCGCCAACCTCACCGACTTCACGAAGGAGTCGTTCACCGACGCCGGCGTGACCCACGACCTGTACCGGAAGGGATCGGGCCCGGCGGTGATCGTCATCGCCGAGATCCCCGGCATCACCCCGAAGGTGCTCGACTTCGCCCGGAAGGTCGTCGACGCCGGCTTCACCGCCGTGCTGCCGCACCTGTTCGGCACTCCCGGACTGGACGCGGGCAACCCGAAGGCCATCGGCTACGCGGGGACCGCGAAGAGCATGGCGAAACTCGTCGGCTCGCTGTGCGTGAGCCGTGAGTTCACGATCCTCGCCACGGGCAAGTCCTCGCCCGTCGTCACCTGGCTGCGCGCCCTCGCGCGCCAGGAGCACGAGCGCTGCGGCGGCCGGGGCGTCGGCGCGGTCGGCATGTGCTTCACCGGTGGCTTCGCGCTCGGCATGGCCGTCGACGACGTCATGCTCGCCCCGGTGCTCAGCCAGCCCTCGCTGCCGTTCCGGCCGATCCCCGGCACGGGCCGCACCATCGACATCTCGCCGCACGACCTGGACACCGTCAAGGTGCGCTGCGCGAAGCAAGGGCTCAAGGTCATGGGCCTGCGCTTCAAGGGCGACTTCATGGTGCCCGGGGAGCGCTTCGACTTCCTGCGTGAGCAGCTGGGTGACGGCTTCATCGCCGTGGAGATCGACGACGCCGACGCCAACCCCGAGGCTCTGACGCCGCCGCATTCCGTGCTCACCGAGCACCTCATCGACGAGCCCGGACAGCCCACGCGCCAGGCACTCGACGACGTCATCCAGCTCTTCCGCGACACCCTGACCCCCGCGTCCTGA
- a CDS encoding LysR family transcriptional regulator, protein MLFRQLEYFVALAREQHFARAASACYVSQPALSEAIRKLEHELKVPLVLRGSSFEGLTPEGERLVPWARRILADRDALELEVTALRTGLTGELSLGVIPAAATSAALLTDPFCAAHPLVRVRVWAGLRSADVVERIRRFELDAGIVYPEGVDVDGLSVTPLYTDRLALIAREDLLPDGDGPLAWADAAQLPMCLLHEGMHGRDLVDAAARAHGVRLTPRLEADSVATLLAMVGAGRWASIVPRAWIATYRAPSGTRTVELEGAGELATSVALVRGAGDPESVLARALAESAQRAD, encoded by the coding sequence ATGCTCTTCCGGCAGCTCGAGTACTTCGTCGCCCTCGCGCGCGAGCAGCACTTCGCCCGCGCGGCCAGCGCCTGCTACGTCTCGCAGCCCGCGCTGTCCGAGGCGATCCGCAAACTCGAGCACGAACTCAAGGTGCCCCTCGTCCTGCGCGGCTCCTCCTTCGAGGGCCTGACCCCCGAGGGTGAGCGGCTCGTGCCCTGGGCCCGGCGCATCCTCGCCGACCGCGACGCCCTGGAGCTCGAGGTCACGGCCCTGCGCACCGGGCTCACCGGAGAGCTGAGCCTCGGCGTGATCCCCGCCGCCGCCACGTCCGCCGCGCTCCTCACCGACCCGTTCTGCGCCGCCCACCCGCTGGTCCGGGTCCGGGTGTGGGCGGGCCTGCGCTCCGCCGACGTGGTCGAGCGGATCCGCCGGTTCGAGTTGGACGCGGGCATCGTCTACCCCGAGGGCGTCGACGTCGACGGGTTGTCGGTGACGCCGCTGTACACGGACCGGCTCGCACTCATCGCGCGCGAGGACCTCCTGCCCGACGGTGACGGCCCGCTCGCGTGGGCGGACGCCGCGCAGCTGCCGATGTGCCTGCTGCACGAGGGCATGCACGGGCGGGACCTCGTCGACGCGGCGGCCCGGGCGCACGGGGTGCGGCTCACGCCGCGCCTGGAGGCCGACTCGGTGGCGACGCTCCTGGCGATGGTGGGCGCGGGGCGGTGGGCGTCGATCGTGCCGCGGGCGTGGATCGCGACGTACCGCGCACCGTCGGGCACGCGGACCGTCGAGCTCGAGGGCGCGGGCGAGCTCGCCACCTCCGTGGCCCTCGTGCGCGGCGCCGGCGATCCCGAATCGGTGCTCGCCCGGGCCCTCGCGGAGAGCGCGCAGCGCGCGGACTGA
- a CDS encoding Dyp-type peroxidase, giving the protein MVVPNQGVISPLTQAAMFVVATVDPGREDRVHDALDNLSGLTRSVGFRYPEKQLSLTTSFGSDAWDRLFSGPKPKGLHPFVELDGPRHRAPSTPGDVLFHVKASTLDMCFELSWRILEALGDAVTVVDEVHGFRFFDDRDLLGFVDGTENPAGAAAVAATAIGDEDPDFAGGSYVHVQKYLHDMSAWRALSVEEQERVIGRTKLEDIEMSDDVKPANAHIALNVIEDSSGEQLQIMRQNMPFGELGKGEFGTYFIGYSRDPGVTEQMLRNMFLGDPPGNTDRILDFSTALTGGLFFTPSGDWLDAPPDLPAADGAPSAEPTGTTIPAPADGSLGIGGLKER; this is encoded by the coding sequence ATCGTGGTCCCGAATCAAGGTGTGATCTCGCCGTTGACCCAGGCCGCGATGTTCGTCGTCGCGACCGTCGACCCCGGGCGGGAGGACCGCGTCCACGACGCGCTCGACAACCTCTCCGGGCTCACCCGCTCGGTCGGCTTCCGCTACCCCGAGAAGCAGTTGTCGCTGACGACCTCCTTCGGCTCGGACGCCTGGGACCGGTTGTTCTCCGGTCCCAAGCCGAAGGGCCTGCACCCGTTCGTCGAGCTCGACGGTCCGCGGCACCGGGCACCGTCGACCCCCGGCGACGTCCTGTTCCACGTCAAGGCGAGCACCCTCGACATGTGCTTCGAGCTGTCGTGGCGCATCCTCGAGGCGCTCGGGGACGCGGTCACGGTGGTCGACGAGGTGCACGGCTTCCGGTTCTTCGACGACCGCGACCTGCTCGGCTTCGTCGACGGCACCGAGAACCCCGCGGGCGCCGCGGCCGTCGCCGCCACGGCGATCGGGGACGAGGACCCCGACTTCGCCGGCGGCAGTTACGTGCACGTGCAGAAATACCTGCACGACATGTCCGCGTGGCGCGCGCTGTCGGTCGAGGAGCAGGAGCGGGTGATCGGGCGGACCAAGCTCGAGGACATCGAGATGTCCGACGACGTGAAGCCCGCGAACGCGCACATCGCGCTCAACGTGATCGAGGACTCCAGCGGCGAGCAGCTGCAGATCATGCGGCAGAACATGCCGTTCGGCGAGCTCGGCAAGGGCGAGTTCGGCACCTACTTCATCGGCTACTCCCGCGACCCCGGCGTCACGGAGCAGATGCTGCGCAACATGTTCCTCGGCGATCCGCCCGGCAACACCGACCGGATCCTCGACTTCTCGACGGCCCTGACGGGCGGCCTGTTCTTCACCCCGTCGGGCGACTGGCTCGACGCGCCGCCCGATCTCCCCGCCGCCGACGGCGCACCGTCGGCGGAACCGACCGGAACGACCATCCCCGCGCCGGCCGACGGCTCGCTCGGCATCGGCGGCCTCAAGGAAAGGTAA
- a CDS encoding family 1 encapsulin nanocompartment shell protein — translation MNNLHRHLAPVTPAAWEEIETEASRTFKRNIAGRRVVDVTGPDGPEAAAVGTGRLLPVDGPAEGVQAQLRESRPLVRLRVPFTVSRDAVDSVERGAQDADWDPVKAAAKQLAYAEDRAVFEGYAAASIAGLRASSSNKAIVLPSDPIDVPDAVASALEDLRLAGVDGPYSVLLSADVYTSISETTDHGYPIREQLKRLVDGEIIWAPAIDGGFVLTTRGGDYELRLGTDVEIGYLSHDATSVELYLQETFTFLAYTAEASVPLTS, via the coding sequence ATGAACAACCTGCACCGTCACCTCGCACCGGTCACCCCCGCCGCCTGGGAGGAGATCGAGACCGAGGCGTCCCGCACGTTCAAGCGGAACATCGCCGGCCGCCGCGTCGTCGACGTCACCGGCCCGGACGGTCCCGAGGCCGCGGCGGTCGGCACGGGTCGCCTCCTGCCCGTCGACGGCCCCGCCGAGGGCGTGCAGGCGCAACTGCGCGAGAGCCGCCCGCTGGTGCGGCTGCGGGTGCCCTTCACCGTCTCCCGGGACGCGGTGGACTCGGTGGAACGCGGCGCACAGGACGCGGATTGGGATCCCGTCAAGGCGGCGGCCAAGCAGCTGGCGTACGCCGAGGACCGCGCCGTCTTCGAGGGCTACGCCGCGGCGTCGATCGCCGGCCTGCGGGCCTCGTCGTCGAACAAGGCGATCGTCCTGCCGAGCGACCCGATCGACGTGCCCGACGCCGTCGCGAGCGCGCTCGAGGACCTGCGGCTCGCGGGCGTCGACGGGCCGTACTCCGTGCTGCTCTCCGCCGACGTCTACACCTCGATCAGCGAGACCACCGATCACGGCTACCCGATCCGCGAGCAGCTCAAGCGCCTCGTGGACGGCGAGATCATCTGGGCGCCCGCGATCGACGGCGGCTTCGTGCTCACCACCCGCGGCGGCGATTACGAGCTGCGCCTGGGCACCGACGTCGAGATCGGCTACCTCAGCCACGACGCGACCTCGGTGGAGCTCTACCTGCAGGAGACCTTCACGTTCCTGGCCTACACCGCGGAGGCGTCGGTCCCCCTGACCTCCTAG